The Dermochelys coriacea isolate rDerCor1 chromosome 13, rDerCor1.pri.v4, whole genome shotgun sequence genome includes the window GTTCGGGGCCGAAGCTGTCGAGTCTAGCAACGCCTGGCAAATGACCGCCCCAAATCTTGCCCTGCAAACTAATCCCAAGGAAAATGCCCTGGAAACCCCGGCTGAATCCGCAGTCCAGGGCCGGGGAACTATGGAGACAGAAGAAGCCGCTTGCTTTGTCCCAGCCGAGACGTTCAGCACCTCGGACAGCTCAGCCGGGAGCAAGAAGGGTGTTGACCCAAGCGAGGGCGGTGCCCGTCCCGCCAAAGGCAGCGCGGAGGGGGGACTAGTTATGGCATCTGTCTCCAGCCAGGTCAGTGAGATCCTGAGGCTAGTTATGGTCCCTCGGGCTGGGCAGGCTCCACTTCTGGCCCATGAGGTGTGGGTGCGTTAGCAAGGCGTGTTGCCGTTGGGAAATAAACCATGAAGCCTTCCAGCCGAGGAGTGACGTCCAGAATTTGTTACACCCAGAGAGGGGACGGAGCTGGAGCTGGCAACAAGTTTTCatccacatttttctttcttagtgggggggggggggggaaatgcagatttggcaacaagGAAACATGTTGCCAATTTGTGTCAGTTTCACCTCGATTGTTGCGGCtggaatgcccccccccccgactccgaAAATAATCCGAACATTTGATCTGGgcattttcaaattgaaatgtttccatgGTTTGGGGCTGGAATGaccttcttttggttaaaaaTGGTTTTTAATGTTGGTAAAGAAACCAATACCAAAAGGTTCTGAAAGAAGcctgaaatggaaatgaaacatttcattttgggttgaagaAAAACATTTAGTTTGACCGCATATGATCTTTTTATGgactttttgattcactgaaaattttggatttttttcctcgaGTTTGACCCACAAtaagcctcccccctcccccaattttttgGCATTACCGATGAACTGAAAACCCTGCTAGTCTCACGGCTCTCAATgtaagtgctggggggagggtgtccTTTATTATTCAGGAAATGTTCtgtaatctttaatttctggataGTCACACGGATGGGTGGATGGGATCTTGATTCAATGCCTTACCCATGGAAGGCTCTGAGACCAGTTCAGCACCGCCCTACCGCTGCACTGCAGTAGCTGTGGTGTGTCTGACTCCAAAACCTGGTGTAACTTGTGTCCTTTACATCCAGAGGAGACAATGCTGCTGGCCAAGCTGCAGCAATAAATCCatgcaggaggaggaagggaacagAATGCTAGCTGGTGCACAGAAATTGCCCCCCATGGCTGGTCACCTTTCATATATTAGTCTTCCCTGTTTTCACACTTGGCACTTCTGCAGGCAGAGTTCTCCAAATGCCAGAAACAATCCTCTGACTCTTAGAATAATAGAGTTATGGAAAAGTAGGgcttgaagggacctcaagaagtcatcaagcccagccccctgcactgagacaggatcGAGTTATCCCTGACAAGTCTCTGTCCAACCtggatcttaaaaacctccaatgatggggtcccttggaagcctattccagacgtaactatccttatagttaggtAAACTTCCTAattttcccttgctgcagattaagcccgttactacttgtcctaccatCAATGGACactgagaacaattgatcaccattttCTTTCtaacagccctgaacatatttgaagactatcaggtctCCTCTCAGCTTTCCTTTCTCAAGATGAAACATCCccagattttttaacctttccttataggtcagcttctgtatcattttatagctctcctctggactctttccaatttgtccatattgtTCTTAAAGAGTGGCACCCAGATTTGAATACAGTACTCCAAGACCTATGCTTTCCTTCATCCTTCTCTTgctcttaatgtatttgaagaactTCTGTTCACTTTGGTATGGTTATTACACTTCAGGTCTTTCTGAAGATCAGCCTTTTCAAAAAGAACCCATCCAGGACCAGGGAAGCAGACACTGGCTCCCTTTTCATCCCTCTCTCAACTGAGAGATACTGGGCCAGAGTCTATGTAACTATTCACCTACAGCTGTTAAGAACttgaggtgaactcatgtgaaggGTTAATATTACCGGCAACTTCTTTGCCAGCACAGACTGTGCATAAATGGCCCTGTTTTAACAATGAAACCATTCTTCTCATCCCCAGTAGAAATAGCAGGGTTTAGGTATTTCCTACAttgtattttacagatggtaaaaaAATGTACTTTGAAAAAAATACCCCAGAATAACCCACATGCATTATCCCTGCAAAGTGAGCTGCTGCTTCGGTGATGATCAAACTTTTTCCCTTCTAGGTTGGGGAACCTGAACTGCTCTTGCCTGCTCCAACTAAATGTATTTTTAGCGACTCTGTTCCCGTTGTCCTCTTTCTGAAGGATTGTTGTGATCTAATGATGCTCTGCACTTGTGCAGGGCCTTTCATCTCAAAGGCTCTTGCAGAGATGGGTGCTAGTTTCCCCTTCCATAATGGAGATAATGAGGCACTGAGAGGACAGATTTTCAGAGGGGGGACCTGTGCATGCACCAGATAATTGCTCATGCAAATCACTATTTGGATGGATTTGCACCAAGTTACTGCACTTGTACTCACAGATTAAGCTCCCAACCCGTCTGAAAGTCCATTCCACCATGAACTATCAACCGGGGGTTGTGTAGATCCCAGCTGAGTGGAGGGGGTGATATGGatacagttgagaaccactgctcaggGTCATCTCAGTGCCCTATTCTCTATAGCTGGTTCTCTAAGAACAGAGGGTCAGAGAGAAGCACTCCATCTTTCAGCCAGCTGAGGCCAGAGGGGGGTAGGACACAATGTGGCACAGATACACAATGAGGGTTGCCATCAAAATGATTCCTGCAGAAAACTGAAAGAGGGGTGAGATTCCTAAAGGCCTCTTTGATGCTGCTGTAAGCAATTTTCAGCAGTCAATGAGAGGGGTCTTCACATCTCTACGAGATTTAGGAGGCTTTGGTGTTGGAATGAGAGAGCTGCCTCACAATGAAGGGCAGTTGAGAGGCCTGGGGAATATGGCATATTCTGATTGATTGTATTACCCCAGCGCTTAGGAGCCCTACTTATAGACCacaacctcattgtgctaggtgctgtacaaacatagaacaaacagCCCCAAGGAGCTTAGAGTATTGACAGGAGCCTATGGACTAGTACCTGCCTTGCTGGCTTCTATGTTTCATACACAGAGGACACCTCTTTCTGTTTGTTGTACATCCCCATTCCTTTGCCTGCATTCCCATCTGATCACagcatagtgtgtgtgtgagtgagtgagtgagagagactcTCCACCAGGCTGTAGCTTTCTCCCTTTCAGAGCTGGCCTGGGTGATCATCCTGACATGCCTTTGGAACTCAGTGGCCATGTGCCTTCTCTGGGGATGGGAGCGTGGCGTTTCAAGCCAGGTATAATACCCTGAACCACAGATGGTAACTgagcttcctccttccctttccctctgttAGAGAGCAGGTTAGAGAGTTACAAAGGATGAAATGAGGAACTTGCCCCTGCTCTCTGGAGCGGCACTGAATATATGCTCCTTCCTGCTTTTCCAGGACCCCTCTGTGGTGGATGGGAAGAGTGAAGAAAGTAATGAAACTCCATTTGGGAGTAACTTCAGTCCTGCTCTATGATGtcaagacaaggtgggtgcagGGCTCCTGCTTCCTGGAGTGGACAATTTCCCATTgcccccaatcccttgccctcctttttcattttcatgggTAGAGTCACCCCTGGCTCAAGCTTGGCAGAGAGACACTGGATAACTTGCACTGGTTTCTTACCTCAATAATAGTAACTAATACATTAGCATCCTGATATTCAGAGGCACCGAACACCTACAAATCCGACGCaagttgtaggtgctcagcacagctgagtccagctttttgtttctaatttgtATTGAAGTTCTCAGCCTGtagtgcaggagatcagactagccACTCAgaagggtcccttctgacctcaaacATCTGACATGTGTGCTCTCCATCAAGAACGCTTTGGAGGGAAATGTGCAAAAATGTAAAATCCTCATTAAATATGTCCCGGGAAAGCCATGTAAAATCCTTAGATATTTAGTGTGTCTGCCTCTGCCATGCAGTCTTCCTCCCTGCATTTCAGAGCCCTGGTGTAGCAGGAGTGTCTGGAAGACTAAAAGGGTATTAGACACGCAGTACTGGTGGTCATTTGTTTTTAGCATTAAACTCCATTTCAGTGAAATGTTCTCTATGGACACTGATGTTACTGTGTGAATGTCTTTCATTCAGACACTAGAGAAATCAGGTCAGACATCTAACATGATTGTAATGGTTTTTCTCCCAGGTCCACCTTCCAAGCTCAACAGCTGAAAACCACCAGAGTTATAGTTTCTTGTTTGCCTGGTGAAACCCCCCGTACACCCATCTGGATTTTTGTTCAGAAGAAAAGGCAGCTAGCCTGAATCATGGGAGCAGGTGGAAAGGTGGCATGTGCTAGGACGGGACTGCTAGGAGCAGTGCTGTCTACATTTAGAATAAGCAAAGGCCAGGATGGTCACTTACCGGGAGCCCTAGGGCTGCATATAATGTGTAAAGAAATGTACCTGTAAATAAATCAAACCCAAAGCGTCCGCACGCTCACCTAGTGTCTGCTTGTATCTGTGCCCAAGGCGGTGAATAGGGATTGCTGCAGCTGTCTTGATTCTGCACAGTGAGGGAACAGAAAGTGAAGGGCTCCAGGAGTCTGCGGGTTGCATTTGCTCTTGCACTTTGGACACCCCGGCGTTGGAGAAATTGtcatggagggaagggaagataTGTTGCCACTGTAAGGTGGCTTTGCTGGCAGCCCCTGGGTTTCAGCAAGGCCTGAGCCTCTGGCATCACCTCCAGGATTTTACCTGAAAGCTCAGGGGGATCAGATGGAATAAGATGCTGCTTGAAAAGCCTTTGAGTCCCAACGTGCTAATGGGACCCCAGGGGGATCCGTGCCCCGGCCAGTGCTGCCTCTTTGGGGCGCATTCGGGGACTCCTCTCACTCTGGTTCTGAACAAGTGTCGTGTGGAGCCAATGGAACTCCGGAGTCAAGCCGGGTCCGAAATGCCAAACAAACTAGTTTCTGTGTAAATCCAGCCCCTGTAGCAGGTTCGAACCTGCCCCTCTCGGAAAAAGCCTCCCTCCGTCTTTGACCTCCTTGGCGGGGGGCAGCCCTGGGGCGCCCCCCCTCCGTGCGCCCCCAGCCCATCAGGGCGCCGCTGTGAGAACCCGGCCATCCCCCTGGCATCGTGCCTGCAGCAGGCCGGGTAGCGCCAGCCGGAAGGCCCCAGCGGGGCCAGGAAGGGGCCGGCGGGCGTTAAGAGAAGCAGGCTTGTTAAAATAGAGTTTATTGCGAGCTCGGGCACTGCCATGCTTTACTCCACGGCACACACAGAACACAGGCGACAGCGGCCCGGGACGGAGCGCTAAGCGGAGCGAGAACACACCTGGCCCCGTGGGACTCACACctggcagcgcccccccccccgccgtcctCATCCCCTGGCCCGAAAAGCGGGGTGTTTatctcccttcctgccccagcgACTCAGGGGCGCCGGGCCGATCCCCCCCTTGACACTTGTTACaagaatatatttaaatgtgCAACCTCAAAACgcgacccccccccagccccctgcctcctcccccagcccgcCCTCACTTCCCGATGTTCTGCAGCAGCATTTGATTGCTCAGCGCTTTCTGGGCCAGTCTCTCCTCCCGGGACATCTCCAGGAACTCCCGCAGGAGGTGGAAGGTCAGGTCGAGGGAGTTGGGTCTGCCGTCTTTCCGCCGCGAGGAGTAGGGAGATCTCCCCTTCCTTCGCAGCTCCGGGGTGCTCTCCGCGCCCCCGGCCTCGCAGGGACCGAGCAGTCTCTGGAGAGAGGGGAGCCCCGCTTCTGTGCCCGCTGAAGGCATCGGGGGCTTGGCCCCCAGCCCCGGTCTCCTCGGCCACAGTTCCCAGGTTGGAGCGGGGACCAGAGCGAACTGCGGGGCAGCTCCCCGGGCCAGCTCCAGCGGGGACCCGTTCTCCGACGGGAGAAACAGCAGGACGAGGACGAAGGCAGCCGAAATCATGCGGATCCTCATAGCCTCTGCTTCTGGGGCTGGGCGCCTGCAAAGAGAGCCCGGGAGGGGTTACCCAAAGCCAGCGGGGCGCTGCAAGCCTCCGTCACGGGCAGGCCGGACCCGGGCACCTTCCCCGTGCCAGCAGCAtcgagcccccccaccccgccggaTCCATCCCTGGGGCGGTTACCAGGAGCCAGCCCCGTCCCCTTAACACATGGTAGGGAGGCGATAGAAACTCCCCCGGTTCTCCACCCTCCAAGCCAGGCTCCGAAGGCTCGCCCCAGCCAGGGCAAAGGAGCTGTCCCCGCCcgatccccagccctgccccggggCGTCCCAGCCACCCCAGAGCTTCAGTTACATCTACCGGAGAGAGGTGCCGCTTTGCTTTCAAGTTTGCTGAGCTGCCGCCGCTGGACTAGGGACCCCGGGAGCGGAGGGGAAGCCAAGGAGCGCCCCGCATCGCCCTTGGAGAGGCCGGACGGCTGCAGCCCAGCCAAGGACCCTCGCCCCGGGCGCAgcgctgggggggtggggggtggggaggactcACAGTTGCGGTTCTCTGGAGAATTCAGCCGCTGGTCCCAAGCGCAGCAGGTGGCAGGAGCCCCGCACTCATGAACACCATTGCGAGCCATGCGGGCAGGGCTATATATACCCCCGGCAGCCTGCCAGGCTCCCCACCCACGCGACGGGCGGCTCAGCTCCTCAGgcgtgtgttgggggggggggcacggatcAGCGCCCCGGATCGGGGAGCTGCTGGTATCGTGACGTGCTAGAGACCcgctggggaaggggagctgggctcccagcgGAGCGGGGCTGGATCGCTTGGCTGCAcacagggggcgggggcagggggggggggcaTTAATTAGCGCAAACATCTCTGCGGGCGCAGCGAGGCGGGCGCTGGAGCTGCCCAAGGTGCTGAAACGCCGCGGGCTTGCTCCCGGGAGGAGCCTGGTTCGTGCGTTTCCCCTGCAGGGACGGGCTGGGGCGCGGTGCCAGGGGCGCCTGTGGGCGCGCGGGACCCGAGCAAACCAGCTGTAGCCGAAAAGACAGGACTTGGCCTTTTGTTTGTGCTGTCTCGGCCGGTATGGCCGGGGAgggggaccggggggggggcaggctcccTGTGTCTGACGTGCCCAGCCGCCGGCTGTGTAGCCCTCTTTCCTTCGCAAATACCCTGGCACCCgcggctctcccccccccccccccgccgcccccgctcCCGATTTTCAAAATTCAGTGCCTAAGGCCCCGAATTCCCGACACAGGCACCCGAAAGTGGCCCGGTTTCCCGCCCCGCATTGGACACCGCTGGGTGTGCAGAGCTTTTGCAAAGGAGCCTCTTAATTTGAAGGAGCCTGGCTAAGGATGTGGGGGCTCAATTTTAGGCATTCTTTAAAAACCCGGTAGCTATATAGGTCCACACACACTGATATATTCCAATGCAGGTGTGGCGTATGCCGGGAGTGGGTGGGTGCTGTGCGATAGAACAAAAGATCAATATTATTTCTATTTCTCTCTCCGCCTATGTGCCCGGTTAATGTTGGAGAGTGCCCACTAATGTGGCCTGCATCGGACTGAAcaggtggttctcaacctatttaccctTGTGGGCcccatatgcagctctctctctgTTATGTGGGCCCTATTCACACAATAgctatactacctgtatggccctgagcacggtcacatgggctgcagctgtgcgcTGACCGGGCTGCAAGCGGCCTCCCGGTGGGTCCAGAACCACTGGACTGAGCAATAAAGCGTTGCAGGTTTATATGAGTGAAAAATGTGAGCTGAAGTGTCTCTTTCATAAGTTGGGAAGCAAAGAGATTTACCTGACTAGCCTGCCTGCAATTCTCTTCTTAGAGTGACTCATTTTATGAGCTCATGGAGATTAAAACTTCACTTATGCTCTTGAAAGCAATTTTCCTCCTTTGGCTAAGTACAGAGGTAAATACTTTTCTTTGCCTAATCACCCACCAAGGTATATGCCTTTTAATGCGAATTGTGGCTTGCGGGGTggttcttctcctctcccccctcccccaactggtGCTTACATCATTCAGCTTTTGGAGTGAAATGCTCAATTATTACGGTGATCTTGTGGAATTTAGATTCTCCTCAATAAACAGCTCAAGGGTAAAGAAATTTCTGCCATGCCAGAGCTTGGCTGCATGGAAAGAAGCATCATCCTTAGTTTAGGTGAGCCTATGTGCAGGCTCATTTTGAAGACAAAAGGGAGGCTGCTTTCTTGCTATTCATTCAAAATATTCTAAGCAGAGTTTGCCTGCCTGAACATTGCCGCCTGAACCCCATTCAAATGCAAATTGAATTAAAGCAACAGCAAAGAGTGTAATTGGCCAGGGACTGAGACTGAAATGTAAATTTCATCTTCCCCACTTTCCCTTTACTGGAGTTCGTTGGTATCTGCTCCTGTGCTGGTTTCAGTTATTACCCAGGGCCATAATTtcgggtgctcaacttgagactgATGTTCTGGATAGCCCCTTTccctcagaatcaggccccacctttaaggtgtctcaagtctGGTACCCAAAATTAccagtcacatttgaaaatcttggccttgcaCAATGATGAGGCCAAAggcagctctgtttgctggtCCAAAGAGGGCGGCCTTATAAGGGCCACAGGCAGTCAGATGTAACACGGATTGTCACGTTTTTTCTTGGTGTGGACCATGTGTCAGAAGATGGAAGCCTCCCTTCCCATTTGTGGCCATCTCCCCTCTCACTGGCTACTGAATAACATCCCTCTGGCAACTACAACAGTTGCTCACATGACACAGTCACTTCAGGAAAGTAtttagggagagattttcaaagacacacaGAAGAGCGAGGAGCTCAACGCCCCGGGGGAGTGGGTGTGGAACTGCCCTTCCTGCCATTGAAAAATCTTCTCCTTAAtgtcttttcctcttctttttggcatttagcagctggaaacaaagaCCGTGTCACCAGCCATCTCTCCATGGACCACAATCCAGGTGATCAAATGGTGGCTCTCAGATTTGGAGGTATATAGGGATAGTATACAGAGTCCTCAGTTCTGGAAGGGATtttaaaccttgtgcttcagggaTTAAGACAATCTCTAATTTAAGGGGACCAGAATGAGACCTAATGTAGCCAGCAGATTATCTCACAACTGCTACTGTGAGGTTCTTAGgtattcctctgaagcatctggagctggccagagacaggatactgggctagactgtAGGTCTGATACAGCCTGTCAGTTCCCTATCCATTTTCCTGTCAAGCAATATTAGGATCTGATGTAAGTTTAGTAAAAAAATGTGAATGtctcccttttctgtttgaaCGTGAGGATCAGAGCTCTAGAAATGGTGtggaggggtgcgggggggtggagggtgggtgtgagagagagagagagagagagaggcttagTCCCATTTGGGTTGTGATTAGGATTGTAAATTGAAGTGAAAGCTTTGATGGATCTTCTGAACATGGAAAGTGTTAACAAGAGAACACATTTCACCTGGTTACGGGTAGCACCATGTCTCACTCAGATAATAAAGGCCAATCTACAGTGATTACAGCTTATAAAATGCAATTCTCCCTGGGTAGACTTGATGACAAGTAACAGACACAGATAACAACTGCTACTGTGTAAAGGCATCATCTATAGTAACTCCTAGTATAATGGAACTGAGCAATCATTCATAATGGCATCTTGCAGCTATCATTACCTAAAGAAAAGGAAGATCTGGTGATAGAAGCTTTTTATCATCATTTTCCCTCCTGGTTCAAATGCAAGTCGCTGTTCTGCACAGATTGCCTACGTCTTTCATAatgttttgccttttttgttttgtgacaTCTGATTTTGCAAACAGTACAGAGGAGGTCCGAAAGTTAAATAATTGATATGGATGGTTATTCCTGAGGGCGAATGCACCCGTGACAGATTTATGACATTTAACAAGTTTAACAATGTCataaatgaatgaaaaagaaaaggagtacttgtggcaccttagagactaacaaatttattagagcataagctttcgtgagctacagcttcacttcgatgaagtgagctgtagctcacgaaagcttatgctctaataaatttgttagtctctaaggtgccacaagtactccttttctttttgcgaatacagactaacacggctgctactctgaaacctgtcataaatgaaTGAAAATGCCCATAGACAGAGTCACTTGCAATCAGACAGGGgttgattctgcaaacacacacgtgagtaactttactcaaaTGAACAATCCCAATTAAATTAATGGCACTACCTGAGTGTGTAAAGTTACTCAGATGCATAAACTTTTGCAGACTCAGGGCCCTAGTTTGTATGATGTAGTTACATTTGCCAAGGGGTGGTACATAGTGACACTTGAAGTCCAAGTTTATTTTctaagttttattttatgtatatgCTCAAAAACTGTGAAGAAATAAGTATTATGATGATTAAACCATCTATTATCCTGAGAAAGAGGTGTCAGAATATCTTCTAATTCTGCAGTTGTGGGTcactggtttttttttcttttttgccattcAAATTCCTTTTGTGGGGAAGAAATTGCTGTCCAGATGAGAACATTTTATAACTGAGTCTAAAATGAAACCAtcatattttttcctcctttttgagAGGAATGAGCTAGCCTAAGGGCCCAGCAATGAGTACTGGACAGGCAGACCCCCTGTAGCTGCATAGAAGACGATAGGCAGCAGTGGACCTCtgtgaaggatcaggccctaaattagtTCCCTAACAATGGTCCTGCTGAAACCATAAGTGTGAGATGGAGGACTAAAGTTTTGGAGCATCTCCCTATTTGATGTGAttatctctccctctctctccacttTATGTGAGCACTGCACATGGAATTAAAACCAGCAGGGAGCTGTCTGTTGGGACAGTGG containing:
- the LOC119842338 gene encoding corticoliberin-like; translated protein: MRIRMISAAFVLVLLFLPSENGSPLELARGAAPQFALVPAPTWELWPRRPGLGAKPPMPSAGTEAGLPSLQRLLGPCEAGGAESTPELRRKGRSPYSSRRKDGRPNSLDLTFHLLREFLEMSREERLAQKALSNQMLLQNIGK